The nucleotide window CTGGGTAGATGTACGGCCTGCTGGCGAGGTAATTGAAGGGCTGGGGGAGGGAATCCTTCTTCACGCCGGCCCGCCAATTGCGTGGGAGCGAATGTGCGGCCCGCTGCGGGGCGCCGTTGCGGGCGCGATAGTATTAGAAGGCTGGGCAGGCACACTTGAGGAGGCAGCTAAACTTGCCGAGAGCGGCCAGATCGACTTTCACCCGAACCACCACTTCGGGGCGGTGGGCCCGATGACCGGCATCACGAGCATCAGCCAGCCGGTGATGATCGTCGAGAACAGGGCCTTCGGTAATCGCTCGTTTTGCACCCTCAACGAGGGTCTGGGCAAAGTCATGCGCTTTGGCGGCAACGACCCCGAGGTCATCGATCGCCTCCGCTGGCTGGGGAGCGACCTTGGCCCCGCGCTGGCAGGGGCCGTAAAACAAGCTGGCGGCATTGCGCTCAAACCCATCATCGCCCGGGCGCTGTCGATGGGCGATGAGATGCACCAGCGAAACGTTGCCGGATCGAGCCTCATCCTTCGGGAACTCGCCCCCGCGCTCGCCCGCACCTTAAAAGACTCTGGCTCCCTCGCCGATATTCTCGCCTTCATTGGCGGCAACGATCAGTTTTTCCTCAATATCGGGATGGCCATCGGCAAGGCGATTATGGACCCGGTGCGAGATATCGAGGGCTCCTCCATCGTCACCGCCATGTGCCGGAACGGCACGGATTTCGGGGTGCGTGTCTCGGGCACTGGCGATCAATGGTTCACCGCCCCGGTCGAGATGCCAAACGGGCTTTATTTTCCCGGCTTCACCGAGGCCGATGCCAATCCCGACATGGGAGACTCCACCATCGTCGAGACGATGGGCCTGGGTGGTTTTGCGATGGCGGCGGCGCCCGCCGTAGCCGGTTTCGTCGGTGCGGGCTCATCTGCCGACGCACTGAACTTCACCCGCGAGATGGGCGAGATTACCGTCGGTCAAAACCCCGAGTGGACGCTGCCCTCCATGGATTTTCAGGGCACCCCAACCGGCATCGATATCATGCGTGTTGTTGAAACCAACATCTGCCCCGTCATCAACACCGGCATCGCCCACCGCGAGGCGGGTGTTGGCCAGGTTGGCGCGGGCATCGTCCGCGCCCCGATGGCGTGCTTCACGCAGGCGCTAGAGGCATTTGC belongs to Nitrospinaceae bacterium and includes:
- a CDS encoding DUF1116 domain-containing protein; the protein is MSGTIEKANTEALGRLFGAEPVWVDVRPAGEVIEGLGEGILLHAGPPIAWERMCGPLRGAVAGAIVLEGWAGTLEEAAKLAESGQIDFHPNHHFGAVGPMTGITSISQPVMIVENRAFGNRSFCTLNEGLGKVMRFGGNDPEVIDRLRWLGSDLGPALAGAVKQAGGIALKPIIARALSMGDEMHQRNVAGSSLILRELAPALARTLKDSGSLADILAFIGGNDQFFLNIGMAIGKAIMDPVRDIEGSSIVTAMCRNGTDFGVRVSGTGDQWFTAPVEMPNGLYFPGFTEADANPDMGDSTIVETMGLGGFAMAAAPAVAGFVGAGSSADALNFTREMGEITVGQNPEWTLPSMDFQGTPTGIDIMRVVETNICPVINTGIAHREAGVGQVGAGIVRAPMACFTQALEAFAEKMGVS